A genome region from Paludibacterium sp. B53371 includes the following:
- a CDS encoding flavodoxin family protein, translated as MTTIAIVYFSGYGHTAKQAEAVRDGAAGVAGTQVVMYRIDADGNLPDGTFDALAGADAILYGSPTYMGGPAWQFKKFADASSKAWFVQAWKDKLAAGFTTSASVNGDKGATIQYLFTLSQQHSQIWVGTGLMPSNTKAHGPADVNWTAGFAGALAIAPSDASPDEAPRAGDLETARLLGKRVAELAARLA; from the coding sequence ATGACAACCATCGCCATTGTCTACTTCAGCGGTTACGGCCACACCGCCAAACAAGCCGAGGCCGTCCGCGACGGCGCGGCAGGCGTTGCCGGCACCCAGGTGGTGATGTATCGCATTGATGCTGACGGCAATTTGCCGGATGGTACCTTCGACGCCCTGGCAGGGGCCGATGCCATCCTCTATGGGTCGCCGACCTATATGGGCGGTCCGGCCTGGCAATTCAAGAAATTTGCCGATGCCTCATCCAAGGCGTGGTTTGTGCAGGCCTGGAAAGACAAGCTGGCTGCCGGCTTTACCACCTCGGCCTCCGTCAACGGCGACAAGGGTGCCACCATTCAATACCTGTTTACCCTGTCACAGCAGCATTCGCAGATCTGGGTCGGCACCGGCCTGATGCCGTCCAATACCAAGGCGCATGGTCCGGCAGACGTCAACTGGACCGCCGGCTTTGCCGGTGCGCTGGCCATTGCGCCATCCGATGCCTCGCCGGACGAGGCGCCGCGTGCCGGCGATCTGGAAACAGCCCGCCTGCTGGGCAAGCGGGTCGCCGAGCTGGCTGCCCGTCTGGCCTGA
- a CDS encoding MFS transporter: protein MADLSAAHERRLLWLLALTQFTVIMDFMVMMPLGPQIMHAFQISPARFATAVSVYSWCSGLSGLLAATYIDRFDRRSLLLWVYAWFALSNLACALAPGYGWLLMARAFAGFSGGVMGAIVMAIVSDVIPLTRRGTATGIVMTSFSLAAVLGVPVGVLLGAHFSWAAPFLLLVLLSSLIWAGGLALVPSLAEHLRAGPAPLSRVLPQLWLLLTRKPHLKAFLLTFWMLVAHMLVIPFISPTLVANHGVTAPQLSLMYMLGGGATFFTARRFGKLTDRLGAKRTFRLLWLVSLLPVLMITHLPDVSFYLFLPVFPFFMVMVSGRMIPMQTLMTTVTDKTDRGAFLSANSAIQSLGSGCGAWIGGLMLSSGAQGQILGYGQVGWLAVALALFGMWWVGRVPSQPPVRSTQPEALPAEA, encoded by the coding sequence ATGGCAGACCTGTCCGCGGCGCATGAACGGCGCCTGTTGTGGCTGCTGGCGCTGACACAATTTACCGTGATCATGGATTTCATGGTCATGATGCCTCTGGGGCCGCAGATCATGCATGCCTTCCAGATTTCCCCGGCGCGCTTTGCCACGGCGGTTTCGGTCTACTCCTGGTGTTCCGGTCTGTCCGGCCTGCTGGCGGCGACCTATATCGACCGTTTCGACCGGCGCAGCCTGTTGCTGTGGGTCTATGCCTGGTTTGCCCTGTCCAACCTGGCCTGTGCCCTGGCGCCCGGCTATGGCTGGCTGCTGATGGCGCGTGCCTTTGCCGGCTTCTCCGGCGGCGTGATGGGCGCCATCGTCATGGCCATCGTCAGCGACGTGATCCCGCTGACCCGGCGCGGCACGGCCACCGGCATCGTCATGACCTCGTTTTCTCTGGCGGCGGTGCTGGGCGTGCCGGTCGGCGTACTGCTGGGGGCGCATTTCAGCTGGGCGGCACCCTTCCTGCTGCTGGTCCTGCTGTCGTCACTGATCTGGGCCGGCGGGCTGGCGCTGGTGCCTTCGCTGGCCGAACACCTGCGGGCCGGCCCCGCTCCCCTGTCCCGGGTACTGCCACAGCTGTGGCTGCTGCTGACCCGCAAGCCGCATCTCAAGGCCTTTTTGCTGACTTTCTGGATGCTGGTGGCGCATATGCTGGTGATTCCCTTCATTTCACCCACCCTGGTCGCCAATCACGGTGTCACTGCGCCCCAGCTATCCTTGATGTACATGCTGGGCGGCGGCGCCACCTTCTTTACTGCCCGCCGCTTCGGCAAGCTGACCGACCGGCTGGGGGCCAAACGCACGTTCCGGCTGCTGTGGCTGGTCTCCCTGTTGCCGGTACTCATGATCACCCATTTGCCCGACGTGTCGTTCTACCTGTTTTTGCCGGTGTTCCCGTTCTTCATGGTGATGGTGTCCGGACGCATGATCCCGATGCAGACCCTGATGACCACGGTGACCGATAAAACAGATCGCGGTGCGTTTCTGAGTGCCAACAGTGCCATCCAGTCACTGGGCTCGGGCTGTGGCGCCTGGATTGGCGGTCTGATGCTGAGCAGCGGCGCGCAAGGGCAGATTCTCGGCTACGGGCAGGTGGGCTGGCTGGCGGTGGCGCTGGCGCTGTTTGGCATGTGGTGGGTGGGGCGGGTGCCGTCGCAGCCGCCGGTTAGATCGACTCAGCCGGAGGCCCTGCCTGCCGAGGCTTAA
- a CDS encoding MaoC family dehydratase, with translation MAKTETMYLQDFTLGQTFVSASHEMTMADIKAFAAQFDPQPFHLDEDAARNTLFAGLAASGWHTAAVTMRLLVGSGLPVAGGLVGAGAELRWPRPTRPGDRLQVTSEVIDIKTSPSRPERGLVTLKSETRNQDGALVQSMTSRLSVPIRPS, from the coding sequence ATGGCGAAGACTGAAACGATGTATCTGCAGGATTTCACGCTGGGCCAGACCTTTGTCAGTGCCTCCCACGAGATGACGATGGCCGACATCAAGGCCTTTGCCGCCCAATTCGACCCGCAGCCCTTCCATCTGGATGAGGACGCCGCGCGCAACACCCTGTTCGCCGGACTGGCGGCCAGTGGCTGGCATACCGCGGCGGTCACCATGCGTTTGCTGGTGGGCAGCGGCCTGCCGGTTGCCGGCGGGCTGGTGGGGGCGGGCGCCGAACTGCGCTGGCCGCGCCCGACCCGGCCCGGCGACCGTCTACAGGTCACCAGCGAGGTGATCGACATCAAGACTTCCCCTTCGCGCCCCGAGCGCGGTCTGGTTACCCTGAAAAGCGAAACCCGCAACCAGGATGGCGCGCTGGTACAGAGCATGACCTCTCGCTTGTCCGTGCCGATTCGTCCGTCTTGA
- a CDS encoding ATP-binding protein — translation MLLHLMAKHRSLSGTLLYLALIALIVAGFACWAFNASLSSSLAELENSANQRLDLYSATLDSEVERFARLPGVLGLSPAVVGLLHAPRDLILQKQVNRYLEHLTERTSATAIYIMDNQGQVIATSNWQQPDSFLGENDAFRPYFKEAIIGKSSRFFGIGTTRSEPGYYLSQALDDNGQAIGVAVVKISLSRLEHTWSQNKALVWVADANRVVILASRPEWKFASLGTLPPQDQQRLDETRQYNRLKLRPLKIDLLHQQSSDARVVRWMAPSGVADSPLHRYLEQTRPLAGSNWQLSVLESLAPAYSLAYSRASLAAVLSILLLTGLVLLNERRRRLRDKLAAREALQRAYRQLEQKVEERTADLLSANQQLQAEVTERARAETHLRQTQAELIQAGKMAVVGQLSAQIAHELNQPLAALSTLSANTIKYLARGNLPTASGNLETIGQLVERMGKITGALRSFAHKSQASGGQAALTRTLDNALFLIDQRLRHGAVEVIREETPDLVADCDPNRLEQVLVNLLTNSLDALQDMPGARIIIRSRRLDQRVELTLHDNGHGFSAKSLQHLFEPFYTTKPAGVGLGLGLTLSASILAEAGGSLSAANHPQGGAIFTLLLPALTGESHHD, via the coding sequence TTGCTATTACACCTTATGGCCAAACACCGCTCACTGTCAGGCACCCTGCTCTATCTGGCGCTGATTGCCCTGATCGTGGCCGGCTTTGCCTGCTGGGCCTTCAATGCCAGTCTGTCGTCCTCGCTGGCGGAACTGGAAAACAGCGCCAACCAGCGGCTGGATCTGTACAGCGCGACGCTGGACAGTGAGGTGGAGCGTTTTGCCCGGCTGCCCGGGGTATTGGGCTTGTCGCCGGCGGTCGTCGGCCTGCTGCATGCCCCCCGGGACCTGATCCTGCAGAAGCAGGTCAATCGTTATCTGGAACACCTGACCGAGCGCACCAGCGCCACCGCCATCTACATCATGGACAATCAGGGTCAGGTCATCGCCACCAGCAACTGGCAGCAACCTGACAGCTTCCTCGGCGAAAACGACGCTTTCCGCCCGTATTTCAAAGAAGCCATCATCGGCAAGAGCAGCCGCTTCTTCGGCATCGGCACCACGCGCAGCGAGCCGGGCTATTACTTGTCGCAGGCGCTGGATGATAACGGACAGGCCATCGGCGTGGCGGTCGTCAAAATCAGTCTGTCCCGGCTGGAGCACACCTGGAGCCAGAACAAGGCGCTGGTATGGGTGGCCGACGCCAACCGCGTGGTGATTCTGGCCTCGCGGCCGGAGTGGAAATTCGCCTCCCTCGGCACCTTGCCGCCACAAGACCAGCAACGGCTGGACGAAACGCGCCAATACAACCGTCTGAAGTTGCGACCGCTGAAGATCGACTTACTGCATCAGCAATCCAGCGACGCCCGCGTCGTACGCTGGATGGCGCCATCCGGGGTGGCCGATTCGCCCTTGCACCGCTATCTGGAACAAACGCGCCCACTGGCAGGCAGCAACTGGCAACTGTCGGTGCTGGAAAGCCTCGCCCCCGCCTACAGCCTGGCTTACAGCCGCGCCAGCCTGGCGGCCGTGCTGTCCATCCTGCTGTTGACCGGGCTGGTGCTGCTCAACGAGCGCCGCCGGCGCCTGCGCGACAAACTGGCAGCACGCGAGGCCCTGCAGCGTGCCTACCGGCAGCTGGAGCAGAAGGTCGAGGAGCGCACCGCCGATCTGCTGTCGGCCAATCAGCAGCTGCAGGCCGAGGTCACCGAGCGGGCGCGTGCCGAGACTCACTTGCGTCAAACCCAGGCCGAGCTGATTCAGGCCGGCAAGATGGCCGTGGTCGGCCAGCTGTCGGCGCAAATCGCCCATGAACTCAATCAGCCTCTGGCAGCCCTGTCGACCCTGTCGGCCAACACCATCAAGTATCTGGCGCGCGGCAACTTGCCGACCGCCAGCGGCAATCTGGAAACCATCGGCCAGCTGGTTGAACGCATGGGCAAGATTACCGGCGCACTGCGCTCTTTCGCCCACAAATCCCAGGCCAGCGGCGGCCAGGCGGCATTGACGCGTACGCTCGATAATGCGCTGTTCCTGATCGACCAGCGCCTGCGCCACGGGGCCGTCGAGGTGATCCGCGAGGAAACGCCCGATCTGGTCGCGGATTGTGACCCCAACCGGCTGGAGCAGGTACTGGTGAATCTGCTGACCAACTCGCTCGATGCACTGCAAGACATGCCGGGTGCCCGCATCATCATCCGCAGCCGACGGCTGGATCAGCGCGTCGAACTGACGCTGCACGACAACGGCCACGGTTTTTCGGCCAAGAGCCTGCAACACCTGTTCGAGCCGTTCTATACCACCAAACCAGCCGGGGTCGGCCTGGGACTGGGTCTGACCCTGTCGGCCAGCATCCTGGCCGAAGCCGGCGGCAGTCTGTCGGCCGCCAATCATCCGCAGGGCGGGGCGATCTTTACGCTGCTGCTGCCAGCATTGACCGGAGAATCACACCATGACTGA
- a CDS encoding HD-GYP domain-containing protein, with amino-acid sequence MAVVHADSSHHATQSVRLFDMVAALSTTLDLLDPQLGSHQKRTCLIAAQIGLALQLSQADYRSLFIASIFHDIGALALHDRLSMLAFEETAPHLHAQMGAQLLIRFEAFRPHAPLVAYHHVPWDHGKGSHFDGQPVPRLSHLIHLADRIEVLAQTRANILADSEEIRQRICEKSGVVFDPEHVDAFLQVSRTERFWLDLFSVNLDQILKALAPFEDIELDLNQLMMFARFFALIIDSRSHFTATHSAGVAICAETIARHMGMSDIEATRMRIAGYLHDTGKLAIPNEYINRNGPLAREEMARMRAHSYITHDILSKINGMADIAEWASHHHERLDGSGYPFHKSAEHLSLGARIMAVADIYTALIEDRPYRAGMAETEVFAHLASLVEAGQLEPTVVATLQRHHDRIGQLCREVQRQEGEELNEFWRMASAAA; translated from the coding sequence ATGGCCGTCGTGCACGCTGATTCCTCCCACCATGCCACACAGTCGGTACGGTTGTTCGATATGGTCGCGGCGCTTTCCACCACGCTGGATCTTCTCGACCCTCAGTTAGGGTCGCATCAGAAACGCACCTGTCTGATCGCCGCGCAGATTGGCCTGGCCCTGCAACTGAGTCAGGCGGATTATCGCAGCCTGTTCATTGCCTCAATTTTCCATGATATCGGAGCACTGGCCCTGCATGACCGGCTAAGCATGCTGGCGTTCGAGGAGACGGCCCCGCACCTGCATGCGCAAATGGGGGCGCAGTTACTGATACGCTTCGAAGCGTTCCGGCCTCATGCGCCGCTGGTGGCCTATCATCATGTCCCCTGGGACCACGGCAAGGGTAGCCACTTTGACGGTCAGCCCGTGCCTCGCCTGAGTCATCTGATTCACCTGGCCGATCGTATCGAAGTGCTGGCCCAGACCCGCGCCAATATCCTGGCGGACAGCGAAGAGATCCGGCAGCGCATCTGCGAGAAGTCCGGCGTGGTGTTTGATCCCGAACACGTTGATGCCTTTCTTCAGGTCTCGCGCACGGAGCGTTTCTGGCTGGATCTGTTTTCCGTCAATCTGGATCAGATCCTCAAGGCCCTGGCCCCGTTTGAGGATATCGAGCTGGATTTGAACCAGCTGATGATGTTTGCCCGATTTTTCGCCCTGATCATCGACTCGCGCAGTCATTTCACCGCCACCCACTCCGCCGGGGTGGCGATCTGCGCCGAAACCATTGCACGCCACATGGGCATGAGTGACATCGAGGCCACCAGGATGCGCATTGCCGGCTATCTGCACGACACCGGCAAACTCGCCATCCCGAATGAGTACATCAACCGCAATGGGCCGCTGGCCCGGGAAGAAATGGCGCGCATGCGGGCGCACAGCTATATCACCCATGACATTCTGAGCAAGATCAATGGCATGGCAGATATCGCCGAATGGGCCTCCCACCATCACGAGCGCCTGGATGGCAGCGGCTATCCCTTCCACAAAAGTGCCGAGCATCTGAGCCTGGGGGCACGCATCATGGCCGTGGCCGATATTTACACGGCGCTGATCGAGGATCGCCCCTATCGGGCCGGCATGGCGGAAACCGAAGTCTTCGCCCATCTGGCGTCGCTGGTGGAAGCCGGGCAACTGGAGCCGACCGTGGTGGCGACACTGCAGCGCCACCACGACCGCATCGGCCAGTTGTGTCGTGAAGTCCAGCGTCAGGAGGGTGAGGAGCTGAACGAGTTCTGGCGCATGGCCAGCGCAGCGGCCTGA
- the folE gene encoding GTP cyclohydrolase I, with amino-acid sequence MSKSDQENSLASHPASVRIRSRLVAAGKRFHANDNIADFIEEGELDQLQAEVQQHMQQVLQSLVIDTENDHNTQETAKRVAKMFVREVFRGRYVPMPPSTEFPNVEQLNELMIVGPIMVRSACSHHLCPIMGKVWVGVMPNEHSNLIGLSKYARLIDWVMTRPQIQEEAVSHMADLLMNKLQPDGLAIVMEADHFCMHWRGVKDDQSKMTNSVMRGSFLRDANLRREFLSLIHRG; translated from the coding sequence ATGAGCAAATCTGATCAAGAAAACAGCCTTGCCAGCCATCCGGCATCGGTGCGCATCCGCAGCCGCCTGGTCGCCGCCGGCAAGCGTTTCCATGCCAACGACAACATCGCCGACTTCATTGAGGAAGGCGAACTCGATCAACTGCAGGCCGAAGTGCAGCAGCACATGCAGCAGGTTCTGCAAAGCCTGGTGATCGACACCGAGAACGATCACAACACGCAGGAAACCGCCAAGCGGGTGGCCAAGATGTTCGTACGCGAAGTCTTCAGGGGGCGCTATGTGCCGATGCCGCCCTCGACCGAATTTCCCAATGTCGAACAGCTCAACGAACTGATGATCGTCGGGCCGATCATGGTGCGCAGCGCCTGCTCGCACCACCTGTGCCCGATCATGGGCAAGGTATGGGTCGGCGTGATGCCAAACGAGCACTCCAACCTGATCGGGCTGTCGAAATACGCCCGGCTGATCGACTGGGTCATGACCCGGCCGCAGATTCAGGAAGAAGCCGTTTCCCACATGGCAGACCTGCTGATGAACAAACTGCAGCCGGATGGCCTGGCCATCGTCATGGAAGCCGACCACTTCTGCATGCACTGGCGCGGGGTCAAGGACGATCAGTCCAAGATGACCAATAGCGTGATGCGCGGCTCTTTCCTGCGCGATGCCAATTTGCGTCGTGAATTCCTGTCTTTGATCCACAGGGGATAA
- a CDS encoding BLUF domain-containing protein, with translation MLVRLIYASQTAETISAKLIEAILSQAQVHNPANGITGLLCYSQKTFVQVLEGGRTEVNRLFQLLAKDPRHQNVTLLQYEEIAERRYANWAMARVALDKLNMSLLLRFSDSPQLDPYSVSGESTARLLEALAEAGALGTRG, from the coding sequence ATGTTGGTTCGTTTGATCTACGCCAGTCAGACCGCAGAAACCATTTCGGCCAAGCTGATCGAGGCCATTCTGTCGCAGGCTCAGGTACACAATCCGGCCAACGGCATCACCGGACTGCTGTGCTACAGCCAGAAGACTTTCGTGCAGGTGCTGGAGGGTGGCCGTACCGAGGTCAACCGTCTGTTCCAGCTGCTGGCCAAGGATCCCCGCCACCAGAACGTCACGCTGCTGCAGTACGAAGAGATTGCCGAACGGCGTTACGCCAACTGGGCCATGGCCCGGGTGGCGCTGGACAAGCTGAACATGTCGCTGCTGCTGCGCTTCTCCGACAGCCCGCAACTCGACCCGTACTCGGTCAGCGGCGAAAGCACGGCCCGGTTGCTGGAAGCCCTGGCCGAGGCCGGCGCACTCGGCACGCGGGGCTGA
- a CDS encoding dicarboxylate/amino acid:cation symporter: MKSNKITLWVGIALILGIVVGFLCHNSLTAEAAKNVASNLSILTDVFLRMIKMIIGPLVFSTLVVGIASSDTKSVGRVGGKAMVWFILASLVSLLIGMFYANVLQPGVGYNLPMPTGSAGLKTSALNLHDFISHMFPKSFFEAMTNNEMLQIVVFSLFFGISMAQLKNRFPTTLRNMLDDVAHTMLKLTGIVMAFAPLGVFGAVAATITTQGLGILMIYARFLGAFLVAIATLWAFLLAIGYLYLGRDVMVLMKKIRAPMMLGFATASSEAAFPKVLEQLDAFGVDSRISGFVLPLGYSFNLAASVMYASFAALFISQVYNVPMSLGSQLTMLLVLMVTSKGIAGVPRASLVVVAAVLPMFHLPEAGILLILGIDQFLDMFRTATNVMANSIATATVAKMENMLGAPQAEQQDGLIAEPVVQLVSQEA; the protein is encoded by the coding sequence ATGAAATCGAACAAAATCACCCTTTGGGTCGGCATCGCGCTGATCCTTGGTATCGTTGTCGGCTTCCTGTGTCACAACTCGCTGACGGCTGAGGCGGCCAAGAATGTGGCCAGCAACTTGTCCATCCTCACCGACGTTTTCCTGCGCATGATCAAGATGATCATCGGGCCGCTGGTGTTCTCGACGCTGGTGGTCGGGATTGCCAGCTCCGACACCAAATCGGTCGGCCGCGTTGGCGGCAAGGCGATGGTCTGGTTCATCCTGGCTTCGCTGGTCTCGCTGCTGATCGGCATGTTCTACGCCAACGTACTGCAACCGGGTGTCGGCTATAACCTGCCGATGCCGACCGGCAGTGCCGGCCTGAAAACCAGCGCGCTGAATCTGCATGACTTCATTTCGCACATGTTCCCGAAGAGCTTCTTTGAGGCCATGACCAATAACGAGATGCTGCAGATTGTGGTGTTCTCGCTGTTCTTCGGTATTTCGATGGCGCAGTTGAAAAACCGCTTCCCGACCACGCTGCGCAATATGCTGGATGATGTGGCACACACCATGCTCAAGCTGACCGGCATTGTGATGGCCTTTGCCCCGCTGGGCGTGTTCGGTGCCGTTGCTGCCACCATCACCACCCAGGGTCTGGGCATCCTGATGATCTATGCCCGTTTCCTCGGCGCTTTCCTGGTCGCCATCGCCACGCTGTGGGCCTTCCTGCTGGCCATTGGCTATCTGTACCTCGGCCGTGATGTCATGGTGCTGATGAAGAAGATTCGCGCCCCGATGATGCTGGGCTTCGCCACGGCCAGCTCGGAAGCCGCCTTCCCCAAGGTGCTGGAACAACTGGATGCCTTCGGGGTCGACAGCCGCATTTCCGGCTTTGTACTGCCGCTGGGCTACTCCTTCAACCTGGCCGCCTCGGTGATGTATGCCTCCTTCGCCGCCCTGTTCATCTCCCAGGTCTATAACGTGCCAATGTCGCTGGGCAGCCAGCTGACCATGCTGCTGGTGCTGATGGTTACCAGCAAGGGGATCGCCGGTGTGCCGCGGGCCTCGCTGGTGGTGGTCGCCGCTGTGCTGCCGATGTTCCATCTGCCGGAAGCCGGGATTCTGCTGATCCTTGGCATTGACCAGTTCCTCGACATGTTCCGTACCGCGACCAATGTGATGGCCAACTCGATTGCCACCGCCACGGTCGCCAAGATGGAGAACATGCTGGGCGCGCCCCAGGCCGAGCAGCAGGATGGCCTCATCGCCGAACCGGTGGTGCAACTGGTCAGCCAGGAAGCCTGA
- a CDS encoding arylamine N-acetyltransferase, with product MDAQQRAAYLARLEISEVGPACPESLAHLHLQHLRHIPFENLSLFLDEPLRLDEASLLDKLLTRHRGGFCYELNQAFSLLLTSLGFQVSRLSARVFDGEVFGPPFDHLLLWVHFPEGDMLADVGFGDCFLLPLPLDGEVQRQPSGQFRLQSVHGQCVLQRHDDERGWQPLYQFALEAHPLDEFVHMCDFHQHSPASHFTGKPLCTIARPDGRLTLSGQRLIITLGADRLEQPVSDIAMLRQCLQKHFQIELEGELAARLFMAGATAAVSGR from the coding sequence ATGGATGCACAACAGCGCGCTGCCTACCTGGCCCGGCTGGAGATCAGCGAGGTCGGGCCCGCCTGCCCGGAAAGTCTGGCGCACCTGCACCTGCAGCACCTGCGGCACATTCCGTTTGAGAACCTCAGCCTGTTTCTCGATGAACCGCTGCGCCTGGATGAGGCCAGCCTGCTCGACAAGCTGCTGACGCGTCATCGCGGCGGCTTCTGCTACGAGCTGAACCAGGCTTTTTCCCTGCTGCTGACCAGTCTGGGCTTTCAGGTATCCCGGCTGTCTGCCCGGGTATTTGATGGCGAGGTGTTTGGCCCGCCCTTTGACCACCTGCTGCTCTGGGTGCATTTCCCCGAGGGCGACATGTTGGCCGATGTTGGTTTCGGCGATTGCTTCCTGCTGCCCCTGCCACTGGATGGCGAGGTACAGCGCCAGCCCAGCGGGCAGTTCCGCCTGCAGTCCGTGCATGGGCAGTGCGTCCTGCAGCGTCATGACGACGAACGCGGCTGGCAGCCGTTGTATCAGTTTGCCCTCGAGGCGCATCCACTCGATGAATTCGTGCACATGTGCGATTTCCACCAGCACTCGCCCGCCTCGCACTTCACCGGCAAGCCCTTGTGTACCATAGCGCGCCCGGACGGGCGGCTGACCCTGTCCGGACAACGCCTGATCATCACCCTCGGCGCCGACCGGCTGGAGCAGCCGGTCAGTGATATCGCCATGTTGCGTCAATGCCTGCAGAAGCATTTTCAGATCGAACTGGAGGGCGAACTGGCCGCCCGCCTGTTCATGGCCGGTGCCACGGCCGCCGTTTCAGGGCGGTAA
- the ggt gene encoding gamma-glutamyltransferase, which yields MKALIGGIARKFKHLLAVGFWALSSLQGAMAGPAAPEAATGYTERSAVTRPHQMIVTATPLSSAAGMAMLRRGGSALDAAIAAQAMLGLTEPQSSGIGGGAFLVYFDGGRVTTFDGRETAPAAARPDRFLGTDGKSMDFYRAVVGGRSVGVPGVLAMLAQAHRRYGRLPWATLFQPAIRQAEQGFPISPRLYGLLSRERFLAQDPVARQYFYRPDGSPKPIGTRLKNPDYAATLRLIARRGPQAFYQGKLAADIVKAVNQAPGSPGDMTADDLENYRAIERAPVCGSYRGYRLCGMGPPSSGGIAVLQMLKTLERFPLTDMAPTSVQAVHLFSEAGRLAFADRARYLADPAFVPVPTSGLLDPAYLATRSQLIQPGQSMGQASPGLPPGQVAAWGRDQAVELPCTTQIAVVDRFGQALSMTTTIEDQFGSRIMVPGRGFLLNNQLTDFSFSPQDQGKPVANRIEGGKRPRSAMAPMLVFDPSGKLYAVTGSPGGSAIINYVAQTLIGLLDWHLDPQQAVSLPHYGSRNGPTELESGRGLGTLVPTLQALGHKVVMTDMTSGLAAILRTPGGWTGGADPRREGRVEGD from the coding sequence ATGAAAGCGTTGATTGGTGGCATTGCCAGAAAATTCAAACACTTGCTGGCAGTAGGGTTTTGGGCGCTCAGCAGCCTGCAGGGCGCCATGGCCGGCCCCGCCGCCCCCGAAGCAGCGACCGGGTATACCGAGCGGTCCGCCGTCACCCGGCCGCACCAGATGATCGTCACGGCCACGCCGCTGTCGAGTGCGGCGGGCATGGCCATGCTGCGGCGTGGCGGCAGTGCGCTGGATGCCGCTATTGCCGCCCAGGCCATGCTCGGCCTGACCGAGCCGCAATCCTCCGGCATCGGCGGCGGCGCCTTCCTGGTCTATTTCGACGGCGGCCGGGTCACGACCTTTGATGGTCGCGAGACCGCACCCGCAGCGGCGCGGCCGGACCGTTTCCTGGGCACCGATGGCAAGAGCATGGACTTTTATCGTGCGGTTGTCGGCGGCCGCTCGGTCGGCGTCCCCGGTGTGCTGGCCATGCTGGCGCAAGCCCATCGGCGTTACGGGCGATTGCCCTGGGCGACGCTGTTCCAGCCTGCCATCCGGCAGGCCGAACAGGGATTCCCGATCTCTCCGCGCCTGTATGGGCTGTTGAGCCGTGAGCGCTTCCTGGCGCAGGACCCGGTTGCCCGGCAGTACTTTTACCGGCCTGACGGCAGTCCAAAGCCCATCGGCACCCGGCTGAAAAACCCCGACTATGCGGCTACCCTGCGACTGATCGCCCGGCGGGGGCCGCAGGCGTTCTACCAGGGCAAGCTGGCGGCCGATATCGTCAAGGCCGTGAACCAGGCGCCCGGCAGTCCCGGTGACATGACCGCGGACGACCTGGAAAACTACCGGGCGATCGAGCGCGCGCCAGTATGTGGCAGCTATCGCGGTTATCGGCTGTGTGGCATGGGCCCGCCCAGTTCCGGCGGCATTGCAGTGCTGCAAATGCTGAAAACCCTGGAACGCTTTCCGCTGACAGATATGGCGCCGACTTCGGTACAGGCGGTGCACTTGTTCAGCGAAGCCGGCCGTCTGGCCTTTGCCGATCGGGCGCGCTATCTGGCTGATCCGGCTTTTGTCCCGGTACCGACCAGCGGTCTGCTGGATCCGGCCTATCTGGCGACACGCAGCCAGTTGATCCAGCCCGGGCAAAGCATGGGGCAGGCCAGTCCGGGACTGCCGCCGGGACAGGTGGCAGCCTGGGGCCGGGACCAGGCGGTGGAGCTGCCCTGCACCACCCAGATCGCCGTGGTCGACCGCTTCGGTCAGGCTCTCAGCATGACGACGACCATCGAGGATCAATTTGGCAGCCGCATCATGGTGCCGGGCCGAGGTTTCCTGCTCAACAATCAACTCACCGACTTTTCTTTCAGTCCGCAGGATCAGGGCAAACCAGTGGCCAACCGGATCGAAGGAGGCAAACGACCGCGCAGCGCCATGGCGCCGATGCTGGTGTTTGACCCATCTGGCAAGTTGTATGCCGTTACCGGCTCGCCGGGTGGCAGCGCGATCATCAATTACGTGGCACAGACCCTGATCGGCCTGCTCGACTGGCACCTGGATCCGCAGCAGGCGGTGTCGCTGCCGCATTACGGCAGCCGCAATGGCCCGACCGAACTGGAGTCCGGACGTGGGCTGGGGACGCTGGTGCCGACATTGCAAGCGCTGGGTCACAAGGTGGTCATGACCGACATGACCAGCGGTCTGGCGGCCATCCTGCGCACACCGGGCGGCTGGACCGGCGGCGCCGACCCTCGGCGCGAGGGACGGGTGGAAGGGGATTGA